In Candidatus Cloacimonas sp., a genomic segment contains:
- a CDS encoding aminomethyl transferase family protein, giving the protein MNSLGFKFPVQERKTALYNLEENWYLPLLAQKYGLPLQSIKRNNFGQYSMAVNYLTTVLEEASAINKVAVYNIDHMGQLLFYGTDVVNLLNRALAGNFNDMKVGQCKYTLLLNKTGGVQDDMILMRLSETSFILVINAGHDITDVVEIDGSPKEFIADIDRIMACKKDGEEVWAKDISETLVKIDIQGPLSYKLIKEVYGESVLKNRSNLDKNMNYFTFNEFEHNGNKYYLSRTGYTNRWGWELYIPSAVAEEDAKIIITKALNLGGLLVGLGGRDENRISAGPFGLPLMGQEYDPYHTPVNAPLFETAVDMNKDNFTGKEALAKEIAAGIPKRLYIFVSEGIVTNRGIYKDGKRLGTVTSSINSPNVSLEMRLAVGSKRKNVNEENGTAAIGMGWFYHSLFPKDAEGKEIGEMDNKPIRIPVEFYREDENRQPKGSPVIGYVTLEGITLATAHKPLKNIENL; this is encoded by the coding sequence ATGAATAGCTTAGGTTTCAAGTTTCCTGTTCAGGAACGCAAAACGGCTCTCTATAATCTGGAAGAAAACTGGTATCTTCCTCTTTTAGCACAAAAATACGGTCTTCCATTACAAAGCATAAAACGCAATAATTTTGGCCAATATTCTATGGCTGTAAACTATCTAACCACTGTTCTGGAAGAAGCATCGGCTATCAATAAAGTAGCTGTTTACAATATTGATCACATGGGGCAATTGTTGTTTTACGGAACAGATGTGGTAAACCTTTTAAATAGGGCTTTAGCCGGCAATTTTAATGATATGAAAGTAGGGCAGTGTAAATATACTTTACTATTGAACAAAACAGGTGGCGTTCAAGATGATATGATTTTGATGCGGCTTTCCGAAACCAGTTTCATTTTGGTTATCAATGCTGGACACGATATTACCGATGTAGTAGAAATTGATGGTTCGCCAAAAGAGTTCATTGCGGATATCGATAGAATTATGGCTTGTAAAAAAGACGGGGAAGAGGTATGGGCGAAAGATATTTCAGAAACCCTGGTAAAAATAGATATTCAGGGCCCGCTTTCCTATAAATTGATCAAAGAAGTTTATGGTGAAAGTGTGCTAAAAAACCGATCTAATCTTGATAAGAATATGAATTATTTCACCTTCAACGAGTTTGAACATAACGGAAATAAGTATTATTTATCCAGAACCGGTTACACGAATAGATGGGGCTGGGAGCTTTATATACCAAGCGCTGTTGCTGAAGAAGATGCCAAAATTATCATAACCAAAGCGCTAAATTTGGGGGGATTATTAGTTGGATTGGGAGGCCGCGATGAAAACAGAATTTCAGCAGGTCCTTTTGGTTTGCCGCTTATGGGCCAAGAATACGATCCTTATCATACTCCTGTAAATGCTCCTCTTTTTGAAACGGCAGTGGATATGAATAAGGATAACTTTACTGGTAAAGAGGCATTGGCAAAAGAGATAGCGGCAGGAATTCCAAAACGACTTTATATATTTGTTTCAGAAGGCATTGTTACCAATCGGGGTATTTATAAAGATGGAAAGCGACTGGGAACCGTCACCAGCAGCATAAATTCGCCCAATGTATCATTAGAAATGCGTTTGGCTGTTGGTTCCAAACGAAAAAATGTGAATGAAGAAAATGGAACTGCGGCAATTGGAATGGGCTGGTTTTATCATTCACTTTTCCCAAAAGATGCAGAAGGAAAAGAGATCGGAGAAATGGATAATAAACCAATACGCATACCTGTAGAATTTTATCGGGAAGATGAAAATCGCCAACCCAAAGGTAGCCCTGTTATTGGCTATGTTACTTTGGAAGGAATTACTTTAGCTACAGCTCACAAACCGTTAAAAAACATAGAAAACTTATAA
- a CDS encoding amidohydrolase — translation MDYIFTNGFILNSKKKCFEDKSILIHKNKIAYLGDLQDCKMQAKSGFETIDLKRKLLLPAFMDAHTHFVEFAKSRILVNLQDCYNIEDIKTYLINYRDNLNWNPKWILGGGWDRNRIDNPEELSLKLLDSIFPDLPVALMSKDYHSKLCNSLALKIAGIDKNKPNPSGGLIEHNKRGELTGVLYESANELIYPYIIYPEEQVIVQAISETVDSLYPMGLVGFNSMESIFSRDLMLKAQAQGKNFRFCWHFYPEDYEKVLQEGYKSYEGDEFYKLGGLKLFGDGSLGSQTAAMYEKYPAGGYGILRYLDEELYNTMLSAAENGFATTIHAIGNRCVSQVINCALKLKLTGKFNQLFNRIEHIQAIRKEDIPLLKKAELFASLQPIHIANDVPLIEKHWKDVIDQAYSISSLIAARIPYAFGSDVPIETINPFQGIYSAIERRPNNNPSLPQFRKDQSITALNAIMGYTLGAAMSTKSEKERGSIATGKLADLIVIEDYRKYPNTFWLTAKSELTMLNGEIM, via the coding sequence ATGGACTATATTTTTACGAACGGATTTATTCTGAATAGCAAAAAAAAGTGCTTTGAAGACAAATCAATCCTAATTCACAAAAATAAAATTGCCTATTTAGGTGATCTGCAGGATTGTAAAATGCAGGCAAAATCAGGTTTTGAGACAATAGACCTGAAAAGAAAACTGCTATTACCTGCTTTTATGGATGCCCATACACATTTTGTGGAATTTGCCAAGAGTCGCATATTGGTAAATTTGCAAGATTGTTATAACATAGAGGATATAAAGACCTATCTGATAAACTATCGAGATAACCTTAACTGGAACCCAAAATGGATTTTGGGGGGTGGATGGGATCGTAATCGCATAGATAATCCCGAAGAACTATCCTTAAAGTTATTGGATTCAATTTTTCCTGATCTTCCGGTTGCTTTGATGAGTAAGGATTATCACAGTAAATTATGCAATTCCTTGGCTTTAAAAATTGCTGGGATAGATAAAAATAAGCCCAATCCTTCTGGTGGTTTAATAGAACATAATAAAAGGGGAGAACTGACAGGCGTTCTTTATGAATCTGCCAATGAACTTATCTATCCCTATATTATCTATCCTGAAGAGCAAGTTATCGTCCAAGCAATTTCAGAAACAGTAGATTCGCTTTATCCAATGGGTTTAGTTGGCTTTAACAGTATGGAAAGTATTTTCAGTAGAGACCTGATGCTAAAAGCACAAGCTCAGGGTAAGAATTTTCGTTTTTGTTGGCATTTTTATCCAGAAGATTATGAGAAAGTTCTGCAAGAAGGATATAAAAGCTATGAAGGTGATGAATTTTATAAGTTGGGTGGATTAAAACTATTCGGAGATGGTAGTTTAGGTTCACAGACAGCTGCAATGTATGAAAAATATCCTGCAGGAGGATATGGTATTTTACGCTATCTGGATGAAGAACTATATAATACAATGCTTTCCGCGGCTGAAAATGGTTTTGCCACTACCATTCATGCTATCGGAAATCGGTGTGTATCACAAGTGATTAATTGTGCATTGAAGTTAAAGTTAACTGGTAAGTTCAATCAGCTTTTTAACCGCATTGAACACATTCAAGCCATTCGGAAAGAGGATATACCTTTGTTAAAAAAAGCGGAGTTATTTGCTTCCTTGCAACCAATTCATATTGCCAACGATGTTCCTTTGATAGAAAAACACTGGAAAGATGTCATAGACCAAGCGTATTCTATAAGCAGTTTGATTGCTGCAAGAATTCCGTATGCCTTCGGTTCCGATGTTCCCATAGAAACCATTAATCCTTTTCAGGGAATTTACAGTGCCATAGAAAGGCGTCCAAACAATAATCCATCTTTGCCTCAATTTCGTAAAGATCAATCGATCACTGCTCTGAATGCAATTATGGGTTATACACTTGGAGCCGCAATGTCCACTAAAAGTGAAAAAGAACGAGGTTCCATCGCCACAGGGAAATTAGCGGATTTAATTGTAATTGAGGACTATAGGAAATATCCCAATACTTTCTGGTTAACGGCAAAAAGTGAATTAACGATGCTAAATGGTGAAATTATGTAA